A single region of the Alteriqipengyuania flavescens genome encodes:
- the phoU gene encoding phosphate signaling complex protein PhoU — MNDHTVKAFDEDITKLRGLISEMGGLAELSIQEALDALVKGDEDLAKGVIERDKKIDELENAVDRLTVRVIALRAPMADDLREIIAAIKIAGVTERIGDYAKNIAKRVGRIEGKSHFEPLTLLPAMGEIAAEMVHDVLTAYAARDPAMAAEVIERDDKVDAFYDSIFRNLVSHMVENPATIGTAAQMLFIARNLERIGDHATNIAEMVYYSATGEYPPEHED, encoded by the coding sequence ATGAACGACCATACAGTAAAGGCGTTCGACGAAGACATCACCAAGCTCCGCGGTCTGATATCGGAGATGGGCGGCCTTGCCGAACTCTCCATTCAGGAAGCACTCGATGCGCTGGTCAAGGGTGACGAGGATCTCGCCAAGGGCGTGATCGAGCGCGACAAGAAAATCGACGAACTGGAAAACGCCGTCGACCGGCTGACCGTGCGCGTCATCGCCCTGCGGGCGCCGATGGCGGACGACCTTCGCGAGATCATCGCCGCCATCAAGATCGCCGGCGTGACCGAGCGGATCGGCGACTACGCCAAGAACATCGCCAAGCGCGTCGGCCGGATCGAGGGCAAGTCGCACTTCGAGCCGCTGACGCTGCTGCCCGCGATGGGCGAGATCGCGGCGGAAATGGTGCATGACGTGCTGACCGCGTACGCCGCGCGCGATCCCGCCATGGCCGCCGAAGTGATCGAGCGCGACGACAAGGTCGATGCGTTTTACGACAGCATCTTCCGCAACCTCGTCAGTCACATGGTCGAAAACCCGGCCACGATCGGCACCGCGGCGCAGATGCTGTTCATCGCCCGCAACCTGGAACGCATCGGCGACCACGCGACCAACATCGCCGAGATGGTCTATTACTCCGCGACCGGCGAGTACCCGCCCGAGCACGAAGACTGA
- the phoB gene encoding phosphate regulon transcriptional regulator PhoB has protein sequence MARPRLLLVEDDPGLSELLEFRFQAEGYEVVCTADGDDALLLAAETPPDLVILDWMIEGTSGIEVCRRLRREQATAHVPIIMLTAREAEDDRVRGLDTGADDYVTKPFSPRELLARVSAVLRRVRPALAGESLSVGDIVLDPVAHSVERRGKALHLGPTEFRLLKFFMESPRRVFSRSQLLDGVWGTGSEIEERTVDVHIRRLRKAIEIDDSDDPIRTVRAAGYALEPVGG, from the coding sequence ATGGCCCGCCCCCGACTGCTGCTTGTAGAAGACGATCCGGGCCTGTCGGAATTGCTGGAATTCCGTTTCCAGGCGGAAGGCTACGAGGTCGTATGCACGGCCGACGGCGACGATGCGCTGCTGCTCGCCGCCGAAACGCCGCCCGATCTTGTCATCCTCGACTGGATGATCGAAGGCACTAGCGGGATCGAGGTCTGCCGCCGCCTTCGGCGCGAGCAGGCCACCGCCCACGTGCCGATCATCATGCTGACCGCGCGGGAGGCGGAGGACGACCGTGTCCGCGGGCTCGACACCGGCGCCGACGATTACGTCACCAAGCCTTTCTCACCGCGGGAATTGCTGGCCCGCGTCTCTGCCGTGCTGCGCCGGGTACGCCCTGCGCTGGCAGGGGAATCGCTGTCGGTGGGCGACATTGTGCTCGATCCCGTGGCCCACAGCGTGGAGCGGCGCGGCAAAGCGCTGCACCTAGGCCCGACCGAGTTCCGCCTGCTCAAGTTCTTCATGGAAAGCCCGCGCCGCGTCTTCAGCCGCTCGCAACTGCTCGACGGCGTTTGGGGGACCGGTAGCGAGATCGAGGAACGCACGGTCGATGTCCACATCCGCCGCCTGCGCAAGGCGATCGAGATCGACGACAGCGACGACCCCATCCGCACCGTCCGCGCAGCTGGTTATGCATTGGAGCCGGTGGGCGGCTGA
- a CDS encoding extensin-like domain-containing protein encodes MQISRRIGRFTLDRRILVMLALAGVVLAGRAWLGDHPQHDPWAPLDLGDPPGWATQAKLVALRSDPAQCRAVLERSGIEFRALDPAGEGECRRDDRTVLANAPLAPGPPASTCPVAAGFALWQRRSLEPAARDILGSPIARIEHFGTYSCRRMYGASEGRWSEHATGNAIDIAAFVLEDGRRVSVLGDWQGDGEAAHFLRKVRDDACEIFATVLSPDYNEAHADHFHLDQSGRYTGVCR; translated from the coding sequence ATGCAAATTTCCCGCCGCATCGGTCGCTTCACGCTGGACCGCAGGATCCTCGTCATGCTCGCGCTGGCCGGGGTGGTGCTGGCGGGCCGCGCTTGGCTGGGCGACCATCCCCAGCACGATCCGTGGGCACCGCTCGACCTGGGCGATCCGCCGGGCTGGGCGACGCAGGCCAAGCTGGTCGCACTGCGTAGCGATCCCGCGCAATGCCGCGCCGTGCTGGAGCGCAGCGGCATCGAATTTCGCGCGCTCGATCCGGCCGGGGAGGGGGAGTGCCGCAGGGATGACCGCACCGTGCTCGCAAACGCGCCGCTCGCGCCGGGGCCGCCAGCCAGCACCTGCCCCGTCGCCGCGGGTTTCGCGCTGTGGCAGCGCCGCTCGCTGGAGCCTGCCGCGCGCGACATCCTCGGCTCCCCCATCGCCCGGATCGAGCATTTCGGTACCTATAGCTGCCGCCGGATGTATGGCGCTTCGGAAGGCCGGTGGAGCGAGCACGCCACGGGCAATGCCATCGACATTGCGGCGTTCGTGCTGGAGGACGGTCGCCGCGTCAGCGTGCTGGGGGATTGGCAAGGCGACGGTGAGGCAGCGCATTTCTTGCGCAAAGTGCGTGACGATGCATGCGAAATCTTCGCAACCGTGCTATCGCCCGATTACAATGAAGCCCACGCCGATCATTTCCATCTCGACCAGTCCGGCCGCTATACCGGCGTGTGCCGCTGA
- a CDS encoding error-prone DNA polymerase, with protein sequence MPESDLQIPKRTIELDPDGIDAPPRAPFVELGLVSCFSFLRGASDAVDLVLAARAAGYDAIGIADVNSMAGVVRIHTEASTLKLRPVIGCRIETVEGLAFLAYPEGRAAYGRLCRLISAGRMQTLDGEWQAKGECDIDLALLAAHSEGVQLIAIPPCNLDAKFSIEVESNVVPFRQPGLRAGVPLSSEESGTPDQVRGDVERVEMEGSFAEILPHLAAQLPTLRHLAASYLYTGDDIARIDRLDALAKAHGLALLATNDVHYHAPQRRPLQDVMTAIRHKTTVARAGHLLHGNSERYLKPPEVMAKLFERWPHAIVAARAVADACNFALDELAYEYPQEIYPDGMGPQEHLEIETWWGAQGRYPAGVPEHIADTLERELALIGKMDLARYFLTIKDIVDFARNDVDPPILCQGRGSAANSAVCYCLGITSVDPVHHQLLFDRFISEDRKEPPDIDVDFEHERREEVIQYLYRKYGRHRAGLTATVIHYRPRMAIREVGKAMGLTEDVTAALAKTVWGGWGKEIGEGHVAETGMDIADPHLRRVLKLTQQMIGMPRHLSQHVGGFILTEGALTETVPIGNGAMPDRSFIEWDKDDIEALGILKVDVLALGMLTCIKKCLDLLENHYERPLELATVPREDPETYAMLRKGDSLGVFQVESRAQMNMLPRLRPREFYDLVIQVAIVRPGPIQGDMVHPYLKRRRGEEPVVIPAPGRDHGPPDELSSILERTLGVPIFQEQAMKIALDAAKFSSKEANRLRKAMATFRSRGMVDELQDMMVERMVDRGYDRDFAQRCFNQIRGFGEYGFPESHAASFAHLVYVSSWLKCHFPAAFGCALLNSQPMGFYAPAQIVRDASEHGVAVLPADVNGSEWDCTLEDTRTSNTHPNPSLKGGAVKLGEPQVSLSGAGWVSERLNDEVKGRLDRHLALRLGLRQVDGLPEHVAARLLAERAENGPYRDVRDLRDRAGISPAHIERLASADCFTSMQLSRRQALWDARSLVGAPDLPLFAAAAARDEGAEGRATALPSMPLSEEVVADYQTTRLSLKAHPMAFLRPGLAERGFVRACDLRARKFRSMVHVAGVVLIRQRPGSAKGVCFITLEDETGVINLVVWPDLKEKQRTVVMGARLMEVRGRVEYDDEVIHVIAHHMTDASHDLYRLSDDLLSAPLARADHVNSPLPSGKANPRNDLREGAEDPYKPVEPWQEPPPGNRECGFHGPQSGGHPRDVRIIPKSRDFH encoded by the coding sequence ACGGTCGAAGGCCTCGCCTTCCTGGCCTATCCGGAAGGCCGGGCCGCCTACGGCCGCCTGTGCCGCCTGATCAGCGCGGGCCGGATGCAAACGCTGGACGGCGAATGGCAGGCGAAGGGGGAATGCGACATCGACCTCGCGCTGCTCGCCGCGCACAGCGAAGGGGTGCAGTTGATCGCAATCCCGCCGTGTAATCTGGACGCAAAGTTCTCGATAGAGGTCGAAAGCAATGTCGTCCCTTTTCGTCAGCCCGGTCTTCGAGCCGGGGTCCCGCTGTCTTCGGAAGAAAGCGGGACCCCGGATCAGGTCCGGGGTGACGTAGAGAGAGTGGAGATGGAAGGAAGCTTCGCCGAAATCCTCCCCCACCTCGCCGCGCAACTTCCCACCCTGCGCCATCTTGCCGCCAGCTATCTCTACACCGGAGACGATATCGCGCGGATCGACCGGCTCGATGCGCTGGCAAAGGCACACGGCCTCGCGCTGCTCGCCACCAACGACGTGCATTACCATGCACCGCAGCGCCGCCCGCTGCAGGACGTGATGACGGCGATCCGGCACAAGACCACTGTCGCGCGGGCCGGGCACCTGCTCCACGGCAATTCCGAACGCTACCTCAAGCCGCCGGAAGTGATGGCAAAACTGTTCGAGCGCTGGCCCCATGCCATCGTGGCGGCGCGCGCGGTTGCCGATGCGTGCAACTTCGCCCTGGACGAGCTCGCCTACGAATACCCGCAGGAGATCTATCCCGACGGGATGGGCCCGCAGGAACACCTGGAGATCGAGACGTGGTGGGGCGCGCAGGGGCGGTATCCTGCAGGTGTGCCGGAGCACATCGCCGACACGCTGGAGCGCGAGCTGGCGCTGATCGGCAAGATGGACCTCGCGCGCTATTTCCTCACGATCAAGGACATCGTCGATTTCGCGCGGAATGACGTCGATCCGCCGATCCTGTGCCAGGGGCGCGGTAGCGCGGCCAATTCGGCGGTGTGCTATTGCCTCGGCATCACCAGCGTCGATCCGGTCCACCACCAGCTGTTGTTCGACCGCTTCATCTCGGAAGACCGCAAGGAGCCGCCCGATATCGACGTCGATTTCGAGCACGAGCGGCGCGAGGAGGTGATCCAGTACCTCTATCGCAAGTACGGCCGCCACCGTGCCGGCCTGACCGCAACTGTCATCCACTATCGCCCCCGCATGGCGATCCGCGAGGTCGGCAAGGCGATGGGCCTGACCGAAGACGTCACGGCGGCGCTGGCGAAGACCGTGTGGGGCGGGTGGGGCAAGGAAATCGGCGAGGGGCATGTTGCGGAAACCGGCATGGATATCGCCGATCCGCACTTGCGGCGCGTGCTCAAGTTGACGCAGCAAATGATTGGAATGCCTCGCCATTTGTCGCAGCACGTCGGCGGCTTCATCCTTACCGAGGGCGCGCTGACCGAAACCGTGCCGATCGGCAACGGCGCGATGCCGGATCGCAGTTTCATCGAATGGGACAAGGACGATATCGAAGCGCTGGGCATACTGAAGGTCGACGTGCTCGCGCTCGGCATGTTGACCTGTATCAAGAAATGCCTCGATCTTCTTGAAAACCATTACGAAAGACCGCTGGAGCTCGCCACCGTCCCGCGCGAGGATCCGGAGACCTATGCCATGCTGCGCAAGGGGGATTCGCTCGGCGTGTTCCAGGTCGAAAGCCGGGCGCAGATGAACATGCTGCCGCGCTTGCGCCCGCGCGAATTCTACGACCTCGTGATCCAGGTGGCCATCGTCCGCCCCGGGCCGATCCAGGGCGACATGGTGCATCCCTACCTGAAGCGGCGGCGGGGGGAGGAGCCGGTCGTCATTCCCGCACCGGGCCGCGATCACGGCCCGCCGGACGAGCTTTCCAGCATCCTCGAGCGCACATTGGGCGTGCCCATCTTCCAGGAGCAGGCGATGAAGATCGCTCTCGATGCAGCGAAGTTTTCCAGCAAGGAGGCGAACCGGCTGCGCAAGGCGATGGCGACCTTCCGCAGCCGCGGCATGGTGGACGAATTGCAGGACATGATGGTGGAGCGGATGGTGGACCGCGGTTACGACCGCGACTTCGCCCAGCGCTGCTTCAACCAGATCCGCGGCTTCGGCGAATATGGCTTTCCCGAAAGCCACGCGGCCAGCTTCGCGCATCTCGTCTACGTATCGAGCTGGCTCAAGTGCCACTTCCCGGCCGCCTTCGGCTGCGCGCTACTCAACTCGCAGCCCATGGGCTTCTACGCGCCTGCGCAGATCGTGCGCGATGCGAGCGAGCACGGGGTCGCGGTGCTGCCGGCGGACGTGAACGGCAGCGAATGGGATTGCACGCTGGAAGACACGCGGACGTCGAACACCCACCCCAACCCCTCCCTCAAGGGAGGGGCAGTGAAGCTTGGCGAACCGCAGGTGAGCCTTAGCGGAGCGGGGTGGGTTTCCGAACGTCTGAATGACGAGGTGAAGGGCCGCCTCGACCGGCACCTCGCGCTGCGTCTCGGGCTGCGGCAGGTGGACGGACTGCCCGAGCATGTCGCCGCGCGGCTGCTGGCGGAACGGGCGGAGAACGGCCCCTATCGCGACGTGCGCGACCTGCGCGATCGGGCCGGGATCTCGCCCGCGCATATCGAGCGCCTGGCCAGTGCGGACTGCTTCACCTCGATGCAGCTGTCCCGACGCCAGGCGCTGTGGGATGCCCGCAGCCTGGTCGGTGCGCCGGACCTGCCGTTGTTCGCCGCCGCCGCCGCGCGGGACGAGGGGGCGGAAGGGCGCGCGACCGCACTGCCTTCGATGCCCTTGTCGGAGGAAGTGGTGGCCGATTACCAGACCACGCGCCTCAGCCTGAAAGCCCATCCGATGGCCTTTCTGCGACCCGGCCTGGCCGAACGCGGCTTCGTACGGGCATGCGACCTGCGCGCACGCAAGTTCCGCTCCATGGTCCATGTCGCGGGCGTGGTCCTGATCCGCCAGCGGCCGGGCAGCGCGAAAGGCGTGTGCTTCATCACGCTGGAGGACGAGACGGGGGTCATCAACCTCGTCGTGTGGCCGGACCTGAAGGAAAAGCAGCGCACGGTGGTAATGGGCGCGCGGTTGATGGAAGTGCGCGGGCGGGTGGAGTATGACGACGAGGTGATCCACGTCATCGCCCACCACATGACCGACGCCAGCCACGACCTGTATCGCCTGTCCGATGACTTGCTCAGCGCGCCGCTGGCCCGTGCGGACCATGTCAATTCGCCGCTGCCGTCGGGCAAGGCCAATCCCCGCAACGATTTGCGCGAAGGGGCGGAGGATCCGTACAAGCCGGTCGAGCCGTGGCAGGAACCGCCGCCCGGCAACCGGGAATGCGGCTTCCACGGCCCGCAATCGGGCGGCCACCCCCGCGACGTGCGGATCATTCCCAAGTCCCGCGACTTTCACTGA